The nucleotide sequence TGCCGGGTAAAGGGTGGCCAGAAAACACAGCAGCATGGCGCTGACCCCGACGATGATCACGTCGGTGGGGGTGATGCTGATGGGCAGATGGTCAAGCGTGTATACGTTTTCAGGCAGTTTGATGAACTGGTAGCGCTTGAGCAGCCACCCCAGCGAGAGGCCCAGGGCGTAGCCCAGCAACGTGCCGATGACGCCGATGATGCTGCCCTGGAGCATGAATATGCGCCGTATCATGCCGCGCGTCGCCCCCATGGACATCATGATGGCAATGTCGCGCGTTTTTTCCATCACCAGCATGACAAGGGTCGTCACGATGGAGAAGGAACCGATAAGCACGACCATGGTCAGCAGGATGAACATGCCGATCTTTTCCAGCTTGAGGGCCGCAAAGAGGTTGGCGTTCATTTCCATCCAGGAGCGCACGTAGAAGGGCGAGCCAAGCTCGGTGGCCACGCGCGCCGAGGTCTGATCCGCCTTGAAAAGGTCGTCAACGGTGAGTTCCACGCCGGAGAGGTATTTGTCCGGCAGGCCAAGCACATCGCGCGCGGCAGCCAGGCTCACAAAGGCCAGCGAGGAGTCGTATTCAAACATGCCTGTCTTGAATATGCCCACCACTTCAAAGGGGCGGATGCGCGGCGCATAGCCTGAAGCCGTCTTTTGACCGGATGGCGAAAGCAGGTTCACGCGGCTGCCTTCCACAAGGCCCAGCCTTTTGGCCAGTTCTTCACCAATGATGAGCCCTGGCGTGCCTTCCCTTTGCAGGGCGGCTGCCGAGCCTGTACGCATCTGGCGTAGCATGGAGAGCACGTGCGGGCCCGATTCCGGGTCAATGCCGCGCAAGACCACGCCTTTTACGCCGTTTCCGGCGGAGAGCATCACTTCTGTGTAAATAAAGGGGGTCGCCCCTGTGACGCCCTTGACCGAGCGGATGCGATCCAGCAGGCCGTCGTCATTTTCAAAGGCCGACGGCAGATAGGACATGACAATGGCGTGCGCGTTGGCGCCAAGGATCTTGTCGCGCATGTCGGTGGTCAGGCCGTTGTATACGCCCAGCACGACCACCAGCGCGCCCACGCCGAGCGCAACGCCCATAATGGACATGAGTGAGATTATATAGATGAAGGTCTGTTTGCGCCTTGAAAAGAGGTAGCGCAAGGCTACGAAGAGTTCAAATGACATTTGCGGCATAGTGGCCCAGCTTGGCGGGATATTCAAGAGATTTTTTAGAGGGAAAGGGGCAGTGGCACGTTTTCTGCGGCATCAGTCGGCAGCATCCTGCTGGGCGTCACCCGTACCGGCGGCGGTTCCGGCGCCCGTACCGGCGGCGATTCCGGCAGGGCAAAGGCGCTGTCAGACGAACGCAGATTACCATCGGGATACCTTCTCAAAATTCAAGGCACGCGCACTACAGCGCGTAACAGCGCAAATAAACTGGCTTGCGCCTCCGTAGCGAACGTCTGCTCACGCAGCCGCCAGAGCGCGATGCGAGCAATGTAAGCGATAAACTGCTCTGCGCGCGCGGGGGCAACAGCGGATAACAGGTTGTTTTTTCTCATGGGGCTTTGCCCGTAAAACCGGGGCTTGTCAATGTCCGCAGGGCAGTGGCGGCCCTGTTTTTTTTGCGCAAGGCTGCCCGTACGCACGGCTTTGGCATGCCCATTTTTTGTGCGTGCGATCATGACGCAAGGGTGTGGTTGTCATTTTTTTATGACAATTGTCATTTTACCATGAATGTCTGTTTTGGGCGTGTGATGTTTTTCTCAAAATGTGTCTGTAATCACAGTTAAAATGAAAACAGTGATCTGGCACAGGAATTGCTGTAGCGGCTTCAATACGAAAAATCTGTTGGCATATGGTGTTATTGCGGTGCTGTGCTTCATGACTTGCAAGGCGTTTATTACAACTCTTCTTCTTTTCTTTTGATGGAGGTTCAAACCCATGCCCTATCCACGAAAGCGCGTCTGGATCATAGGCTGCGTAATTTTTGTGGCATGTGTGGCTCTGGCTGGCGGCGGAGTGGCGTACACCTCCAGTACGGACTTTTGCCTCTCCTGTCATGAAATGCGCGTTTATCAGGAAGAGATGCGTTTTTCATCACATGCCAAGGACGCGCAGGGCCAGGCCATTGGCTGCAAGCAGTGCCACATCCCCTCGGGCAACATCGCCCGCATGCTCGGCGCCAAGGCGTGGCTGGGCATCAAGGATGTGTGGGTGCACTCCGTTGATGGCGGTGATGACCTGAACAGGGCGGCCATGCAGCCCGTGGCCCGACGCTTCACCGATGACGCCAATTGCAGGGCCTGTCATCAAAACCTGACCAAGAACGCCAAAAACGACGGGCCTGTCTCCGAAGAGGGCAGACTGGCGCACGAAAACTATGAGGGCAAGAACGGCCAGTCCCGCAGCGGCTGCGTGGGGTGCCACCGCAATCTTGCCCACCTGCCCGTGTTTGACGAACGCATACCCGCCAACCACACGTTCGCTCAGAAAATCAAGGAGATGCGGCCATGAAGTCCTGTAAGATCCTGATCGGTTCCCTGCTGGCCCTGCTGGTGCTCGCGGGCGGCTATTTCGGCTATATGGCCTGGGCCTTTCCGGCCGAGCGCTGCGAGGCGGCCAAACACCTTGCTGCGCCCAAGATGGAGGGCGACTGCTACAGCTGCCATGCCAAGAGCACGCCGCGTCTGGCCCAGGAGTGGTACGAGAGCAAGCACGGCGTCACCCTGGTGCGTTGCCAGACCTGCCACGGCATGCCCGACGGCAAGGGGGCCATGCCCTTTGCTCGTAAACCCGGCGTCGAGGTGTGCGCGCGCTGCCACTCGCTTTCCATACAGCGCATGGAAGCCAAGTTCGGCAAGCGTGACGACTGCGTGAGCTGCCACCCCTATCATCAGAGCCCCCTGCATGGCCGGGCTTATGAATATCGCATGCCTTCCAACAAGACGGACCTGTGATGCGAGCCGGCAGGGCTGACTGCGGCGGATGCGGGGCTGTTTGCCCCGGTTTTCAGCGCACAGCCTTAACGGCAGCCATGGCCCGGTCTTCGTGAAGAGGGCAGGGCGCTTTGGGACGCAACGGACCCTTACGCCAGCATAATAGCGAGGTTGAACACATGAGTACTTCACGTCGTGATTTTCTGAAATATTTTGCCATGTCGGCCGCCATGGCTGCGGCTTCGGGCACGGGACTGACCTCATTGGCCCATGCGGCCGACAACAAGCCCGAAAAATGGGTCAAGGGCGTGTGCCGCTATTGCGGCACGGGCTGCGGGGTTCTTGTGGGCGTCAGAGACGGCAAGGCCGTGGCCATTCAGGGCGACCCCAACAACCATAATGCGGGCCTTTTGTGCCTCAAGGGCTCGCTGCTCATCCCCGTGCTCAATTCCAAGGAAAGGGTCACGCAGCCCATGCTGCGCCGCCAGAAGGGCGGCAAGCTCGAACCCGTGAGCTGGGACGAGGCCCTCAACCTCATGGCCACAAAGTTCCGGCACAGCATAGACACTTACGGGCCCAACTCCGTGGCCTGGTACGGCTCCGGGCAGTGCCTCACAGAAGAAAGCTATGTGGCCAACAAGATTTTCAAGGGCGGGTTCGGCACCAACAATGTGGACGGCAACCCCCGCCTGTGCATGGCCTCGGCCGTTGGCGGCTATCTGACCAGCTTCGGCAAGGATGAGCCCATGGGCACCTACGCCGACATGGATCAGGCCACCTGTTTTTTCATCATCGGTTCCAACACGTCCGAGGCGCACCCGGTGCTTTTCCGCCGTTTGGCCCGCCGCAAGCAGGTGGAGCCGGGCGTGAAGATCATTGTGGCTGATCCGCGCCGTACCAATACCTCCCGCATAGCGGACATGCACATCGCTTTTCGTCCGGGCACAGACCTGGCCTTCATGCACAGCATGGCCTGGGTCATCATCAATGAAGAGCTGGACAGCCCGCGCTTCTGGCAGCGCTACGTCACCTTTATGGATGCCGAGGGCAAGCCTTCTGATTTTGAAGGCTACAAGGCTTTTCTTGAAAACTACCGGCCGGAGAAGGTGGCGGAAATATGCCGTGTGCCCGTCGAGCAGATTTACGGGGCCGCCCGTGCTTTTGCCGAATCCTCCGCCACCATGAGCCTTTGGTGCATGGGCATCAACCAGCGTGTGCAGGGCGTTTTTGCCAACAATCTCATCCATAACCTGCACCTGCTCACCGGGCAGATATGCCGCCCCGGGGCCACGTCGTTTTCGCTCACAGGGCAGCCCAACGCTTGCGGCGGCGTCCGCGACGGCGGCGCGCTTTCGCATCTGCTGCCCGCCGGGCGGGCCATCCCCAATCCCAAGCACCGGGCTGAAATGGAAAAACTGTGGGGCCTGCCCGAAGGACGCATCGCGCCCGAACCGGGCTATCACACGGTGGCCCTGTTCGAGGCCCTCGGCAAGGGCGACGTGAAATGCATGATCATCTGCGAGACAAACCCGGCCCACACCTTGCCCAACCTGAACAAGGTGCACAAGGCCATGTCCAACCCCGAATCCTTCATCGTCTGCATTGAGGCCTTTCCCGATGCGGTCACGCTGGAATATGCCGACCTCGTGCTTGCCCCGGCTTTCTGGTGCGAGCGCGACGGCGTGTACGGCTGCGGCGAGCGCCGCTATTCGCTTATTGAAAAGGCCGTGGAGCCTCCGGCCCAGTGCCGCCCCACGGTCAATACCCTGGTGGAGTTCGCCAAGCGCGCGGGCGTGGACCCCAAGCTTGTGAACTTCAACAACGCCGAGGACGTCTGGAACGAATGGCGCATGGTCTCCAAGGGCACCACCTATGATTTCTCCGGCATGACACGGGATCGCCTGCGCAAGGAGTCCGGCCTGATCTGGCCCTGCCCCAGCGAGGATCATCCCGGAACGTTTTTGCGCTATGTGCGCGGGCAGGACCCCTGCGTTCCGGCGGACCATCCGGACAGATTCTTCTTTTACGGCAAGCCAGACGGCAAGGCCGTGATCTGGATGCGCCCGGCCAAGGGCGCGGCCGAGGAGCCGGATGCCGACTATCCTTTGTACCTTACGTCCATGCGCGTCATCGACCACTGGCATACCGCTACCATGACGGGAAAGGTGCCGGAACTGCAAAAGGCCAATCCGTCTGCCTTTGTGGAAATAAATGAAGAAGATGCGGCAAATTCTGGCATCAAGCACGGCGATAACGTCATCCTGGAGACGCGGCGTGACGCCATGGAGCTGCCCGCACGGGTCAGCGACGTCTGTCGGCCCGGCCTTGTGGCAGTGCCGTTTTTTGACCCCAAAAAACTGGTGAACAAGCTTTTTCTGGATGCCACCGACCCGGCGTCGCGTGAGCCGGAATACAAGATATGCGCCGCGCGCATTCGCAAGGCATAGGGGGGCGTATGGCTATAGCGGGTGTTGTGGTCAGTTGCCTGCGTGAACATTTGCTGCCGCTGTGCAGCGAACTGCGGGCAACCAGGGGCGTGCTGGAAGTGCAGGAAGTGCCGGATGCGGACAAGCTGGCCGTTGTGCTGGAAAGCTCGTCACGGACGCTGCAGGGATATCTGGAATACGTGAACGGCCTCCCCCATGTGTTGGCCCTCGACGTAGCTTTTATCAACTATGAGGATGATATGGATAGCACCGGGCACATGCCTTGCCCGCCGCATCGGCCCAAAGGGCATGGGCCGTCGCCGGTGGTGGAAGGCGCGGGTGAGGGAGGGCTCCAATGAGCCTGCTTCTTCCGCCGCTGCGACCGCCTGGCGCGGCGGCGGAAGAAGATTTTTTGCGCCAGTGTGTGCGTTGCGGGCAATGTGTGACCGTATGCCCGCACAAGAGTCTGGAACTTATGGGCGGCATCGGGTCATCCCGCCGGACGCCGCGTGTCGTGCCGCGCGAAACGCCCTGTTACCTCTGCATGAAGTGTCCGCCTGTCTGCCCGTCCGGCGCGCTCAACGCCGCCGTCACGGACATGGCGCACGCCGGAATGGGGCGGGCCTACATACTGAAAGATCGGTGCCATAACTACACCAATGGCGTCATGTGCATGACCTGCTATGACCGCTGCCCCCTGCGCGGTTCGGCGGTGGTTCTTTCAGACGGGGTGACGCCGGCCATAACCAGGGCCTGCGTCGGTTGCGGCATCTGCGAGTACGTGTGTCCTGTGAAGGCGGTGGAGGTGTGGCCCGCATCTTCCCGTCGCAGGCCCCTTAACGCTGTGCCTACGCTGGACGTTCCAGGGGGCGGCGTATGAAGTGGTACACTCTGGCGCGTCGGTGCGCCCAGTTGTCTGTTCTTGTGGTGTTCTGCATGTTGCCCTGGATCAATGGGGCGGGCTTTGGGCAGATCAGGGGCAGTCTGTTTTCCCTGCATTTTTTCGGACTTCCCTTTGCCGATCCCGTGGCCGCACTGCAGGTGGCGGCTGAGGGAATGATGACCGCCGGAGCTCTGCTGTGGGGGGCGGTCTGTTCCCTGATTCTGGCTCTGCTTTTGGGGCGGGTATTCTGCTCCTGGGTGTGTCCCTACGGTTTTTTGTCCGAACTGCTCTACAGCCTGGCCGGGCGGAGGATACGGCCCAAGGCCGTGGCAAAGCGTGAAACTGCCGCCACGCAGCATGCCGTGGCCTTTGCCGCCAAGGGGTGTTTATTTTTGGCGGGCCTATCTCTGGCCATCTTTCTGGAATACCCTGTTCTTAACGTGCTGGGCATGCCCGGCGAACTTTCCCTGATTCCCGTACTGGTATGGCAGGGCGCGGGAGCGTTGTTTCTGCTGTGGGCGCTGGCTTTACCCGCTGCGGCGCTGGTGCTGGAAGCCATAAGCGGCAAGCGGCTGTGGTGTCGGTACGTGTGCCCACAGTCCGTGCTGCTTGGAGCAGCGGCCCGCTGCCTGCCCGCAAAAGCGCCGGGCCTGCGCATTGGCTGGACTGCCACGCAGTGCAGCTGCCGGGGGGAAGTGCCGTGCAGGGCCGCCTGCCCGCTGCAACTCAATCCCAGGCGGCCGGACGGGCCGGAACGGCGGGACTGCACCGTTTGCGGCGAATGCCTGCGGGCCTGTGAAAGCCGGGGCGGGGCGCTGGGATGGAGGGTGTTCCATCGGCAAGCCGAGCGGCCCGAAGAGTGAGAGTGTTTTTACTGCACGTGCCTCCAATGCGTGCCCACCACGGAAAGAGGGCCGTTCCCAATGGAACGGCCCTCTTGAATTGGAAAAGTCTTGGAGGTGGACCTGGAAATTAAATCTCGGGCCGCAGCAGGGGGAAGAGGATAACCTCGCGGATGGAGGCCGAATCCGTCAGCAGCATGACCAGCCGGTCAATGCCCACACCCTGTCCGGCAGCCGGGGGCATGCCGTATTCAAGGGCGCGCAGGTAGTCTTCGTCCATGCTGTGGGCCTCGTCGTCTCCGGCTTCCTTTTCACGCACCTGATCTTCGAAGCGCAGGCGCTGGTCAACGGGGTCGTTGAGCTCGGAAAAGGCGTTGGAAAGCTCGCGTCCGGTGATGAAAAGCTCAAAACGGTCGGTGATGCCGGGGTCCTTGTCGTTACGGCGCGACAGGGGCGAGATTTCCGTGGGATAATGGTAGATGAAGTGCGGCTGGATAAGCTTGCCTTCAACGTCAAGGTCAAAAAGCTTGGCGTGCAGTTTCTGCAGGCTTTCGCTGTCGGCGGCCTTTTCGCCCTTCTGGCGGATGTAATTTTGCACCTGAGTGTAATCGTTGTAGAACTCAGGCTGGTGTCCGCCAATGACGGTGAGCGAATCGTAGAAGCTCATACGCGTCCATTTGCCGGGCGTGAGATCTATCATATCGCCCTGATAGGGCACCACGGTTGTGCCGCACGCGCATTGGGCCAGATGGGCAAAAAGCTCTTCGGTAAGATTCATGAGGTCTTCAAACGTGGCATAGGCCCAGTAAAATTCACACATGGTGAATTCGGGGTTGTGCCGCGTGTCGATGCCCTCATTGCGGAAGCTGCGGTTGAGCTCAAAAACCTTTTCAAAGCCGCCCACCAGCAAACGCTTGAGATACAGCTCCGGCGCGATGCGCATGAAGAGGCCGATATCCAGCGCGTTGTGGTGCGTCTTGAAGGGGCGGGCGGTCGCGCCGCCTGCCAGGGGCTGCATCATGGGCGTTTCCACTTCCATAAAGCCCCTGTCTTCCATAAAGCGGCGGAACTCGCGCACGATAAGGCTGCGCTTGAAGAATATCTCGCGGGCGCGCGGCGTGACGATGAGGTCTACATAGCGCTGGCGGTAGCGCGTTTCCATATCCTTGAGCCCGTGGTATTTCTCGGGCAGGGGACGCAGGGAGCGCGTGATGAGCTTTATTTTGCGACAGGCGATGGTCAGTTCGCCCGTCTTGGTGCGGAACAAATGCCCTGAAACACCGACGATATCGCCAATATCCAGCTTTTTCACCAGATTGTGTGTAGCTTCGTCAAGGTGTTCGCGCGTTGCGTAACACTGCACGCGGCCCGTCTGGTCCATGATATGGAAGAAGGCCACCTTGCCGAAGGAGCGCAACGAAACAATGCGCCCGGCAATGGCAACGACGTCTTCCTGGCTTTCGAGGGCTTCGCCCTCCAGGTCGCCAAATTTGTCCAGTACCCAGGAGATGGAGTGCTCTTTTCGAAAATCATTGGGAAAGAGGGGCACGCCCGCATCCAGCAAATCGCAGGATTTAACCACGCGGTTTTTTACGACTTCATTAAGTCCTTCGCGGCTGGCGAAGCTTTCCAGCATGGGCATGAAATAGCCCGCGTGCTGCGACTTGGTGCCTAATTTGATGGTAGGCTTTTTATTCTTCTTTTCCCGATTTTCCACTGAGAAACTCCTGAGATGCCTAGTCTTAAAGGATTGTAAGGGTATGCCATTCACAGAAAGGCGTCAAGGACGGCGTAGGCAATGCTTTTCGAGCGCCCGTGGGGCCTGTTGCCCCTTGAAGTTCGCGTTGGTTGCGTATATAGCAATGCTTTCCAAGACAACATCCGCAACGGCCCTGCCAGCGGTACATTTCCGCAAGGATTACCACATGCACAAGTATACTGCCTCATTTCTGGGGCGCGACTGCCCCGGCGTTGTGGCCGCGGTCAGTCGTATTCTTGAAGAAAACGGCTGCAATATCGAAGAAGTGACCCAGACCATACTTTCTGGGGAGTTTGCCGCCATATTTGTGGTGGCGGCTCCTGACGGAACAGATGCCGAGAGTCTGCGCCAGAATCTCAGCGCCAGCCTGGCCGAGGCCAAGGTTGACCTGTCGGTGCTGGTGCGCCCCGCCATCAAGGGCCAGTGGGGGCAGAACCTGCACTGCGAGCCTTTTGTGGTCACTGCCGACGGCCCGGACAAACCCGGCCTCATCGCGGCCATGAGCCGCGTGTTCGCCCGTCATGACGTGAACATTGAAAGCCTCAAGGCCATTCTGGGCGAAGGCGGAACCAACCGCGCCCTGTTTGTTTTTGAGGTCATGGTGCCCGACTCCGTGGACCTCGGCCGCCTGCGCCGCGAACT is from Desulfovibrio sp. and encodes:
- a CDS encoding nitrate reductase; this translates as MSTSRRDFLKYFAMSAAMAAASGTGLTSLAHAADNKPEKWVKGVCRYCGTGCGVLVGVRDGKAVAIQGDPNNHNAGLLCLKGSLLIPVLNSKERVTQPMLRRQKGGKLEPVSWDEALNLMATKFRHSIDTYGPNSVAWYGSGQCLTEESYVANKIFKGGFGTNNVDGNPRLCMASAVGGYLTSFGKDEPMGTYADMDQATCFFIIGSNTSEAHPVLFRRLARRKQVEPGVKIIVADPRRTNTSRIADMHIAFRPGTDLAFMHSMAWVIINEELDSPRFWQRYVTFMDAEGKPSDFEGYKAFLENYRPEKVAEICRVPVEQIYGAARAFAESSATMSLWCMGINQRVQGVFANNLIHNLHLLTGQICRPGATSFSLTGQPNACGGVRDGGALSHLLPAGRAIPNPKHRAEMEKLWGLPEGRIAPEPGYHTVALFEALGKGDVKCMIICETNPAHTLPNLNKVHKAMSNPESFIVCIEAFPDAVTLEYADLVLAPAFWCERDGVYGCGERRYSLIEKAVEPPAQCRPTVNTLVEFAKRAGVDPKLVNFNNAEDVWNEWRMVSKGTTYDFSGMTRDRLRKESGLIWPCPSEDHPGTFLRYVRGQDPCVPADHPDRFFFYGKPDGKAVIWMRPAKGAAEEPDADYPLYLTSMRVIDHWHTATMTGKVPELQKANPSAFVEINEEDAANSGIKHGDNVILETRRDAMELPARVSDVCRPGLVAVPFFDPKKLVNKLFLDATDPASREPEYKICAARIRKA
- a CDS encoding cytochrome c3 family protein, whose protein sequence is MPYPRKRVWIIGCVIFVACVALAGGGVAYTSSTDFCLSCHEMRVYQEEMRFSSHAKDAQGQAIGCKQCHIPSGNIARMLGAKAWLGIKDVWVHSVDGGDDLNRAAMQPVARRFTDDANCRACHQNLTKNAKNDGPVSEEGRLAHENYEGKNGQSRSGCVGCHRNLAHLPVFDERIPANHTFAQKIKEMRP
- a CDS encoding 4Fe-4S dicluster domain-containing protein — encoded protein: MSLLLPPLRPPGAAAEEDFLRQCVRCGQCVTVCPHKSLELMGGIGSSRRTPRVVPRETPCYLCMKCPPVCPSGALNAAVTDMAHAGMGRAYILKDRCHNYTNGVMCMTCYDRCPLRGSAVVLSDGVTPAITRACVGCGICEYVCPVKAVEVWPASSRRRPLNAVPTLDVPGGGV
- a CDS encoding chaperone NapD, with translation MAIAGVVVSCLREHLLPLCSELRATRGVLEVQEVPDADKLAVVLESSSRTLQGYLEYVNGLPHVLALDVAFINYEDDMDSTGHMPCPPHRPKGHGPSPVVEGAGEGGLQ
- a CDS encoding lipoprotein-releasing ABC transporter permease subunit; amino-acid sequence: MSFELFVALRYLFSRRKQTFIYIISLMSIMGVALGVGALVVVLGVYNGLTTDMRDKILGANAHAIVMSYLPSAFENDDGLLDRIRSVKGVTGATPFIYTEVMLSAGNGVKGVVLRGIDPESGPHVLSMLRQMRTGSAAALQREGTPGLIIGEELAKRLGLVEGSRVNLLSPSGQKTASGYAPRIRPFEVVGIFKTGMFEYDSSLAFVSLAAARDVLGLPDKYLSGVELTVDDLFKADQTSARVATELGSPFYVRSWMEMNANLFAALKLEKIGMFILLTMVVLIGSFSIVTTLVMLVMEKTRDIAIMMSMGATRGMIRRIFMLQGSIIGVIGTLLGYALGLSLGWLLKRYQFIKLPENVYTLDHLPISITPTDVIIVGVSAMLLCFLATLYPARQAARLEPAEALRYE
- a CDS encoding 4Fe-4S binding protein, whose amino-acid sequence is MKWYTLARRCAQLSVLVVFCMLPWINGAGFGQIRGSLFSLHFFGLPFADPVAALQVAAEGMMTAGALLWGAVCSLILALLLGRVFCSWVCPYGFLSELLYSLAGRRIRPKAVAKRETAATQHAVAFAAKGCLFLAGLSLAIFLEYPVLNVLGMPGELSLIPVLVWQGAGALFLLWALALPAAALVLEAISGKRLWCRYVCPQSVLLGAAARCLPAKAPGLRIGWTATQCSCRGEVPCRAACPLQLNPRRPDGPERRDCTVCGECLRACESRGGALGWRVFHRQAERPEE
- a CDS encoding glycine cleavage system protein R yields the protein MHKYTASFLGRDCPGVVAAVSRILEENGCNIEEVTQTILSGEFAAIFVVAAPDGTDAESLRQNLSASLAEAKVDLSVLVRPAIKGQWGQNLHCEPFVVTADGPDKPGLIAAMSRVFARHDVNIESLKAILGEGGTNRALFVFEVMVPDSVDLGRLRRELTCEGQSRDLRVSVQHRDIFEAVNRVNSF
- the lysS gene encoding lysine--tRNA ligase, which gives rise to MENREKKNKKPTIKLGTKSQHAGYFMPMLESFASREGLNEVVKNRVVKSCDLLDAGVPLFPNDFRKEHSISWVLDKFGDLEGEALESQEDVVAIAGRIVSLRSFGKVAFFHIMDQTGRVQCYATREHLDEATHNLVKKLDIGDIVGVSGHLFRTKTGELTIACRKIKLITRSLRPLPEKYHGLKDMETRYRQRYVDLIVTPRAREIFFKRSLIVREFRRFMEDRGFMEVETPMMQPLAGGATARPFKTHHNALDIGLFMRIAPELYLKRLLVGGFEKVFELNRSFRNEGIDTRHNPEFTMCEFYWAYATFEDLMNLTEELFAHLAQCACGTTVVPYQGDMIDLTPGKWTRMSFYDSLTVIGGHQPEFYNDYTQVQNYIRQKGEKAADSESLQKLHAKLFDLDVEGKLIQPHFIYHYPTEISPLSRRNDKDPGITDRFELFITGRELSNAFSELNDPVDQRLRFEDQVREKEAGDDEAHSMDEDYLRALEYGMPPAAGQGVGIDRLVMLLTDSASIREVILFPLLRPEI